In the genome of Candidatus Lernaella stagnicola, one region contains:
- a CDS encoding Fur family transcriptional regulator — MRDAVEVFRDYLRSKSMRCTSERDEIVRALATSKKHFRIEDLVKDLSARGMVASRATVYRTIPLLVQADLVRVAESTPGAEYTYEYVYGQEHHDHLFCVRCGRHIEFENDTIERLQEEVAGVNDFILVGHRLDLYGVCRECSDKLERGETPSLHHEIQPEEHTIE; from the coding sequence ATGCGAGATGCCGTAGAAGTTTTCCGCGATTACCTTCGCAGTAAGTCGATGCGATGCACCAGTGAACGGGACGAAATCGTCCGCGCCCTGGCAACGTCCAAAAAGCACTTCCGTATCGAAGACCTGGTCAAAGACCTCTCCGCCCGTGGGATGGTGGCCAGCCGCGCCACTGTGTACCGCACGATTCCGCTGCTCGTGCAAGCGGATCTGGTACGCGTTGCCGAGTCGACGCCGGGGGCCGAGTACACCTACGAGTACGTGTACGGACAGGAGCACCACGACCACTTGTTCTGCGTGCGATGCGGTCGTCACATCGAATTCGAAAACGACACCATCGAACGTTTGCAGGAAGAGGTGGCGGGAGTCAACGATTTCATCCTAGTGGGGCACCGTCTCGACCTGTATGGTGTTTGCCGCGAGTGCTCGGACAAACTCGAGCGCGGCGAAACTCCGTCCCTGCATCACGAGATCCAGCCCGAAGAGCATACGATCGAATAG
- a CDS encoding FAD-binding oxidoreductase, with protein sequence MSLAPSHMNHALLDQLRAIVGKGSVSLSDTDRLSYCHDNNPVSNMSINEGRAGPLPDVIVWPSTTQHVQQIVRLAAETKTPLIPYGAGSGVCGGTVPLHGGIILDLKRMKRILELDEESLTVTAEAGILGQLLEMELNRRGYTLGHFPSSIYSSTLGGYLAARSAGQCSSKYGKMEDMVQGLEAVLGTGDVIRTPVTPRASLGPDWNQILIGSEGTLGVITEATCRIRPAPAVRRFVSFEFPDIEAGTDAMRQLMSHELEPAAMRLYDELDTAIIANSSREGESDESFLNLIPLSQFGKLVQSALPGPLKMAKRFLGQRADLINALERFANGCLMVATFEGDEELSREEKNLATLICEKLGGVNRGPQPAMRWHKNRYHVSYFQSKVFYHGALVDTIEMAASWRRVPALYHEVRNAVRSLAFIMAHFSHVYLDGCSVYFTFVTAAPTVEKAAAQHRAVWDAAVGACHKVGGTISHHHGVGYTKAPYMVEEHGAMMRVYDALKKEMDPHGILNPGKMGLA encoded by the coding sequence ATGAGCCTCGCGCCCAGCCATATGAATCATGCATTGCTCGATCAATTGCGCGCCATTGTCGGTAAGGGCAGCGTGTCGTTGTCGGACACCGATCGCCTTTCCTACTGTCACGATAACAATCCCGTGTCGAATATGTCGATCAACGAGGGGCGCGCCGGCCCGCTGCCGGACGTGATTGTCTGGCCCAGCACCACCCAGCACGTGCAGCAAATCGTGCGACTCGCGGCGGAAACGAAGACCCCGCTGATTCCCTACGGTGCGGGCAGCGGCGTGTGCGGCGGTACGGTGCCGCTGCACGGCGGCATCATCTTGGACCTCAAGCGCATGAAGCGCATCCTCGAACTGGATGAGGAATCCCTGACCGTCACGGCCGAAGCCGGAATTCTCGGGCAGTTGCTCGAGATGGAATTGAACCGGCGCGGGTATACGCTCGGCCATTTTCCGAGTTCGATTTACAGCTCCACGCTCGGCGGTTACTTGGCCGCCCGCAGCGCCGGGCAGTGTTCGTCGAAGTACGGAAAAATGGAAGACATGGTGCAGGGCCTTGAGGCCGTGCTGGGCACCGGCGATGTGATTCGTACGCCGGTGACGCCGCGCGCCTCACTGGGGCCGGATTGGAACCAGATTCTGATTGGCTCGGAGGGCACGCTGGGCGTGATCACCGAAGCGACGTGCCGCATTCGGCCCGCCCCGGCCGTGCGGCGTTTCGTGTCGTTCGAGTTTCCAGATATCGAGGCCGGCACCGACGCCATGCGGCAGCTCATGAGTCACGAGCTTGAGCCCGCGGCGATGCGGCTGTACGACGAACTCGACACGGCGATCATCGCCAATTCCAGTCGGGAAGGTGAGAGCGACGAGAGCTTTCTCAACCTGATCCCGTTGTCGCAGTTCGGCAAGCTGGTGCAATCGGCGTTGCCGGGGCCACTGAAGATGGCCAAGCGCTTTTTGGGACAGCGCGCCGATTTGATTAACGCGTTGGAGCGTTTCGCCAACGGTTGCTTGATGGTCGCGACCTTCGAGGGTGACGAGGAACTTTCGCGGGAAGAGAAAAACCTGGCCACGCTGATTTGCGAGAAGCTCGGTGGTGTTAATCGCGGCCCGCAGCCGGCGATGCGCTGGCACAAGAACCGCTATCACGTGTCGTATTTTCAGTCGAAGGTGTTCTACCACGGAGCCTTGGTCGACACGATCGAAATGGCGGCTTCCTGGCGTCGCGTTCCGGCGCTGTATCACGAAGTGCGAAACGCGGTGCGTTCGCTGGCGTTTATCATGGCGCATTTTTCCCACGTCTACTTGGACGGCTGTTCGGTGTATTTCACTTTCGTGACGGCGGCGCCGACGGTTGAGAAGGCGGCGGCGCAGCACCGGGCCGTGTGGGACGCGGCGGTCGGGGCGTGCCATAAGGTGGGCGGCACGATCAGCCACCACCACGGCGTGGGCTATACCAAGGCCCCGTACATGGTCGAAGAGCACGGCGCAATGATGCGGGTCTACGACGCGCTTAAAAAAGAGATGGATCCGCACGGCATTCTCAATCCTGGAAAGATGGGGTTGGCATGA
- a CDS encoding FAD-binding oxidoreductase — translation MSAKRSRRINVELLNRLRDVLGGRRVSHAQTDAINYGRDMWPRSLLEIRRGRVPHRPDFIVWPETTDHVSRVLRLCNEMCVPVVPFGAGSGMCGAATPVSGGVILDMKKMNRVEKISEQSNIAVVQPGILGALLERELNAKGYTLGHFPGSLGTSTLGGYLATRSAGMAATYYGGIERILISLQVVLPDGTVVQTRTTPRRATGPDFNHLFLGSEGTLGVITHTHLRIHALPDMYGYRGLAFKKFEDGLKAVRLILRAGLRPAYVRLSDSADTAGPLSEAGLSISGCLLSLVFAGRESLVDLALRKATEIARSARGRDHGEEPARIWYENRFSEFYEQSPWFGQPDTVFDVLEIAAPWKHVPQAYQMVKAAVPKRVTAAGYVSHAYPEGCSLQFMLRGKATPGKDVELYDQMWKKIMPAVQKSGAVISHQHGIGLHKADWWQEQAGPGHALLAGIKRRLDPNNILNPGKFATDTEAPC, via the coding sequence ATGAGCGCGAAGAGGTCACGTCGCATCAACGTGGAGTTGCTCAACCGTCTGCGCGACGTGCTGGGCGGGCGCCGCGTCAGCCACGCCCAAACCGACGCGATCAATTACGGGCGCGACATGTGGCCGCGCTCGCTGCTCGAGATTCGCCGCGGCCGCGTGCCGCATCGACCCGATTTTATCGTGTGGCCGGAAACCACGGATCACGTCAGCCGGGTGCTGCGCCTGTGCAACGAAATGTGCGTGCCGGTCGTGCCCTTCGGTGCGGGCAGCGGTATGTGCGGCGCGGCGACGCCCGTGAGCGGCGGCGTGATTCTCGACATGAAAAAAATGAACCGCGTCGAGAAAATCTCCGAGCAAAGCAATATCGCCGTCGTGCAACCGGGCATTCTCGGCGCGTTGTTGGAACGCGAACTCAACGCCAAGGGCTACACCTTGGGCCACTTCCCCGGCTCGCTGGGCACTTCAACTCTCGGCGGCTACCTGGCGACGCGCTCGGCGGGCATGGCCGCCACCTACTACGGCGGCATCGAGCGGATTCTCATCAGCCTGCAGGTCGTGCTTCCCGACGGCACTGTCGTGCAGACACGCACCACGCCGCGGCGGGCGACCGGGCCGGATTTCAACCACTTGTTTCTGGGCTCCGAAGGCACGCTGGGCGTGATCACCCACACGCATTTACGCATTCACGCCCTGCCGGACATGTACGGCTATCGCGGTCTCGCGTTCAAGAAGTTTGAAGACGGCTTGAAGGCCGTGCGCCTCATTCTGCGAGCCGGGTTGCGGCCGGCTTACGTGCGGCTTTCCGACAGCGCCGACACGGCCGGGCCGTTGAGCGAAGCGGGGTTGTCGATCAGCGGCTGCCTGCTCTCGCTCGTGTTCGCCGGACGGGAATCGCTGGTGGATTTAGCGTTGCGCAAAGCGACGGAAATCGCCCGGAGCGCCCGCGGCCGAGACCACGGTGAGGAGCCGGCGCGGATCTGGTACGAAAACCGATTCAGCGAGTTTTACGAGCAGAGTCCGTGGTTCGGTCAACCCGACACGGTATTCGACGTGCTGGAGATCGCCGCGCCTTGGAAGCACGTCCCGCAGGCTTACCAAATGGTGAAGGCCGCGGTACCCAAGCGTGTCACCGCGGCCGGTTACGTCTCGCACGCCTACCCGGAGGGGTGCAGCCTGCAATTTATGTTGCGGGGCAAGGCGACGCCGGGTAAAGATGTCGAACTGTACGATCAGATGTGGAAGAAAATCATGCCCGCCGTGCAGAAAAGCGGCGCGGTGATCAGCCATCAACACGGTATCGGCCTGCATAAGGCGGATTGGTGGCAGGAACAGGCGGGACCCGGTCACGCGTTGCTGGCCGGCATCAAACGGCGCCTGGATCCGAACAACATTCTCAATCCCGGAAAATTCGCCACCGATACGGAGGCACCATGCTGA
- a CDS encoding (Fe-S)-binding protein, with protein MLKRFHKEIEYCTYCPKLCRFSCPVGNASSNETYTPWGRQTLLHLINEETLQFNRETAGTFYKCTTCMLCREFCDHEIEVPEVMHAARVEAVEQNLNPQEVTDFHHFFEAEKNPYGDDLAARLRTILPSSMFNDDAQVIYFPGCAMIYNYPQTIKNTFRLFEAMDINYVACYGAEVPCCGLPLYDMGYEKEFKENALRLQKKLAKAKVIITGCPTCAYMLKVRIPEAGVQLTERVYHIAEFLAPLVSEGKLPIRRPYSRKLIYHDPCFLGRYLGVYDQPRKLLNEVCREPLGEFSWNRNHSYCCGAGGGIPTTNPVMALDIARERLREVYEGQKKSLVTACPTCMRAFEKADDKLDVLDIVDVLARCI; from the coding sequence ATGCTGAAGCGTTTCCACAAAGAAATCGAGTATTGTACTTATTGTCCGAAGTTGTGTCGTTTTTCCTGTCCGGTGGGCAACGCCAGCAGCAACGAAACCTACACGCCCTGGGGCCGTCAGACTCTCTTGCACTTGATCAACGAAGAAACCCTGCAGTTCAACCGCGAAACCGCCGGCACCTTTTACAAATGCACCACATGCATGCTGTGCCGCGAATTCTGCGACCACGAAATCGAAGTGCCGGAGGTGATGCACGCGGCGCGCGTCGAGGCCGTCGAACAAAATTTGAACCCGCAGGAAGTGACGGATTTCCATCATTTCTTCGAGGCGGAAAAGAACCCCTACGGCGACGACCTGGCGGCGCGGCTGCGGACCATTCTGCCCTCTTCGATGTTCAACGACGACGCGCAGGTTATATACTTCCCGGGCTGTGCGATGATCTACAACTACCCGCAGACGATCAAAAACACGTTCCGGCTGTTCGAGGCGATGGATATCAACTACGTCGCCTGCTATGGCGCCGAAGTACCCTGCTGCGGGTTGCCCCTGTACGACATGGGGTACGAAAAAGAGTTCAAGGAAAACGCCCTGCGGCTGCAGAAAAAGCTGGCCAAGGCGAAGGTGATCATCACCGGTTGCCCCACTTGCGCCTACATGCTCAAGGTGCGAATTCCCGAGGCGGGCGTGCAGCTCACCGAGCGCGTTTATCACATTGCCGAATTTCTCGCGCCGCTGGTCAGCGAAGGCAAGCTGCCCATTCGCCGCCCTTACTCCCGCAAGTTGATCTACCACGACCCCTGCTTTTTGGGCCGCTACCTGGGCGTCTACGATCAACCGCGCAAGCTACTCAACGAAGTGTGCCGCGAGCCTCTGGGCGAGTTCAGTTGGAACAGAAACCACTCGTACTGCTGCGGCGCGGGCGGCGGCATCCCCACGACCAACCCCGTCATGGCTTTGGATATTGCCCGCGAGCGGCTGCGCGAAGTGTACGAAGGCCAGAAGAAAAGCCTCGTGACCGCCTGTCCGACCTGCATGCGCGCGTTCGAAAAAGCCGACGACAAACTTGACGTGTTAGATATCGTTGACGTACTGGCCCGCTGCATTTAA
- a CDS encoding ABC transporter ATP-binding protein codes for MIELINIHKSFRGQVILDGVNLNIPSGKITVLLGRSGGGKSVTLKHIIGLLKPDEGRVIVDGQDITDLGDSEINQVRKRFGILFQDGALFDSMDVYGNIAFPLREHTRLSEAEIAERVGHALDAVGLANVEHKLPSELSGGMRKRVGLARAVVNNPDIILYDEPTSGLDPLMTDSINQLIVNTQKKLKLTNFIISHDVDAALRIAHKVAVLYEGKILVEGTPDEIRFSGHPYVQAFVNKRQGEFEVE; via the coding sequence ATGATCGAGCTGATCAACATTCATAAATCCTTTCGCGGGCAAGTCATTCTCGACGGCGTGAACCTCAACATCCCATCGGGGAAAATCACCGTGCTGCTCGGTCGCAGCGGCGGCGGCAAATCGGTGACGCTCAAGCACATCATCGGCTTGCTCAAGCCCGACGAGGGCCGCGTGATCGTCGACGGCCAGGACATCACCGATCTGGGCGACTCCGAAATCAACCAGGTGCGCAAGCGCTTCGGCATTCTGTTTCAGGATGGCGCGCTTTTCGATTCGATGGACGTGTACGGGAACATCGCCTTTCCGCTGCGCGAGCATACGAGACTAAGCGAGGCGGAAATCGCCGAGCGGGTGGGACACGCGCTGGACGCGGTGGGGCTGGCCAACGTCGAGCACAAGCTGCCCTCCGAGTTGTCGGGCGGCATGCGCAAACGCGTGGGCCTCGCGCGCGCCGTGGTCAATAACCCGGACATCATCCTGTACGACGAGCCCACCAGCGGACTGGACCCGCTGATGACCGACAGCATCAATCAACTCATCGTCAACACGCAGAAAAAGTTGAAGCTGACGAATTTCATCATCAGCCACGACGTGGACGCGGCGCTGCGCATCGCCCACAAGGTCGCCGTGCTTTACGAGGGGAAGATTCTCGTCGAAGGCACCCCGGACGAAATCCGCTTTTCCGGCCACCCCTACGTGCAGGCCTTCGTCAACAAACGCCAGGGCGAGTTTGAAGTCGAGTAG
- a CDS encoding MBOAT family O-acyltransferase, whose translation MTTPMQSWSFVIFAAAAVLLYYGLSWLVDKLKWPRKLLSLALLVMSLGYFFAASLPEWAERPGMALMRAAVLLVALCLYLWWIYIVGIMIDISESKRAKTIWLVLGVGTALLLLFTFKTIDPIRKLTFALLGMETAAFVSGSFLWIGVPLGISYFSFRAIHYIAEIYRGNGARATALEFFHYVTFFPTMVSGPIHRFYKIGREKPEDAFGRQMQLNGGAPRIGVEDINYGMWRLLQGLVKKFVLADFLFRLAGPMMKMPLMLGSSTGQLWLASHAYFAYLYVEFSGYSDIAIGLSRLMGYRVMENFSWPILAPNLQEFWRRWHTSLTGWLMNYIYFPLGGGRKGNFRTDVNIMITIIAVALWHKVNMSMFLWGFFEGLALITFRHWNRFKQRAFPNRKPTWWGRVIGIVMVWHVHGLLWPLFHHNFKIALLYYVKMIPILPLLTKGAGPAAGLGG comes from the coding sequence ATGACGACGCCGATGCAAAGCTGGTCCTTCGTCATCTTCGCCGCCGCGGCGGTGCTGCTCTACTACGGCCTCTCGTGGCTCGTCGACAAACTGAAATGGCCCCGCAAATTGCTGTCGCTGGCCCTGCTGGTAATGTCGCTCGGGTACTTTTTCGCGGCGTCCCTGCCCGAATGGGCCGAGCGCCCCGGCATGGCCCTCATGCGGGCCGCGGTGTTGTTGGTCGCGTTGTGCCTCTACCTGTGGTGGATCTACATCGTCGGCATCATGATCGACATCTCGGAGTCCAAACGCGCGAAAACCATCTGGTTGGTGCTCGGCGTGGGCACGGCGCTGTTGCTCCTGTTCACTTTCAAAACCATCGACCCCATCCGCAAGCTGACCTTTGCCCTGCTGGGCATGGAAACGGCGGCTTTCGTGTCGGGATCGTTTCTCTGGATCGGCGTGCCGCTGGGCATCAGTTACTTCTCGTTTCGCGCCATCCACTACATCGCCGAGATCTACCGCGGCAACGGCGCGCGGGCGACGGCGCTGGAGTTCTTCCACTACGTCACCTTCTTCCCGACGATGGTCTCCGGGCCGATTCACCGCTTCTACAAAATCGGGCGCGAAAAGCCCGAAGACGCCTTCGGTCGCCAGATGCAGCTCAACGGCGGCGCGCCGCGGATCGGCGTGGAAGACATCAACTACGGCATGTGGCGGTTGCTGCAAGGCTTGGTCAAGAAATTCGTGCTGGCCGATTTCCTCTTCCGTCTCGCCGGGCCGATGATGAAGATGCCCCTGATGCTGGGCTCATCGACCGGGCAGTTGTGGCTGGCCTCGCATGCCTACTTCGCCTACCTGTACGTCGAGTTTTCCGGCTACTCGGACATCGCCATCGGCCTTTCGCGGCTGATGGGTTACCGGGTGATGGAGAACTTCAGTTGGCCGATCCTCGCCCCGAACCTGCAAGAGTTCTGGCGGCGCTGGCACACCAGTTTGACCGGCTGGCTGATGAACTACATCTACTTCCCGCTCGGGGGCGGCCGTAAAGGCAATTTCCGCACCGACGTCAACATCATGATCACCATCATCGCCGTCGCGCTTTGGCACAAAGTGAACATGAGCATGTTCCTGTGGGGCTTTTTCGAAGGGCTGGCGTTGATCACCTTCCGCCATTGGAACCGCTTCAAGCAGCGCGCCTTCCCCAATCGCAAGCCGACGTGGTGGGGACGAGTCATCGGCATTGTCATGGTGTGGCACGTCCACGGTCTCCTATGGCCGCTGTTCCATCATAATTTCAAGATCGCCCTGCTGTATTACGTGAAGATGATTCCCATCCTGCCCCTTTTGACTAAGGGTGCCGGCCCCGCCGCGGGCCTGGGAGGCTGA
- a CDS encoding response regulator, which produces MPKRILVVDDDRNIGQILHASFSSKGYETIVSRNGEDALTKFEEVKPDLVLLDVLLPKMNGWEVCRKLKDTELGTQTPIILMSAVYKNYKMQQDAISKYGADDFVEKPFQLSKLLDLVEKLIGPGEPVAAVKADAAEGEEIEIEGDTVVSAAPPAPISMEGELSSISFAELLHNLYVMGKSGYLLVRRGEVEKEIAIKAGYPVSVRTTLEEEYFGNFLVRKRKISSEQRDESVERMKESKRLQGTILIEMDALTPHELVKYLKLQMREKIFEIFSWLEGLYKFTENDEVQGDITTLDMSTANVINEGVKDHYDLDRLLPLMEDWREKFLRPGANLHYRYQDTDFTRREETIFDVIDGTSTVDQIMPQLDLDTERAYQIIYTLVVCEMAELAPEPLEMPESIMERQTDVDIDIDAEFEMAGEKGGPPADESEPVAKASEASAEKAPPKTDAPIEPGEGGEAALRARVMRVFNRMSEGNYFQVLGVGDNPTEHEVRIAYHKIAKEFHPDRFFGKASEEVRARVEDIFRRATEAYEKLNTQEKIVKYKEHLESESEGPKTDARIEGVKKIIMAEQHFQNGKQYLKEKRYARSAWEFHKAMEISSNEAEYIAYYGWAIYNVPREEDINEEDAKLFEDQTPSDMQFNGREALNRAIQINPRSERAYLFLGAIYKMQGLREFAEKQYEKALICNPNCIEALRELRLIKLQEQKQTQKQTWFEKINPFARKK; this is translated from the coding sequence ATGCCCAAGAGAATTCTCGTGGTAGACGATGATCGCAACATCGGGCAAATCCTGCACGCGTCATTCAGTTCCAAGGGCTACGAAACGATCGTCTCCCGCAACGGCGAAGACGCTCTGACCAAGTTCGAGGAAGTCAAACCGGACCTCGTGCTGCTGGACGTACTGCTTCCCAAAATGAACGGCTGGGAAGTCTGCCGCAAACTCAAAGACACCGAACTGGGCACCCAAACCCCCATCATTTTGATGAGCGCCGTATACAAAAACTACAAAATGCAGCAGGACGCCATCTCCAAATACGGCGCCGATGACTTCGTCGAAAAGCCCTTCCAACTATCCAAATTGCTCGACTTGGTCGAGAAACTTATCGGCCCCGGCGAACCGGTCGCCGCGGTGAAAGCCGACGCCGCCGAGGGCGAAGAGATCGAAATCGAGGGTGACACGGTCGTGAGTGCCGCGCCGCCCGCGCCCATCAGCATGGAAGGCGAATTATCGTCAATCAGCTTCGCCGAACTGCTCCACAACCTCTACGTCATGGGTAAAAGCGGCTACCTGCTGGTGCGCCGCGGCGAGGTGGAAAAAGAAATCGCGATCAAAGCCGGGTATCCGGTCAGTGTGCGCACGACCTTGGAAGAGGAATACTTCGGCAATTTCCTGGTGCGCAAGCGCAAGATCTCGTCCGAACAACGTGATGAATCGGTCGAGCGCATGAAGGAATCCAAGCGCCTGCAAGGTACCATTCTGATCGAAATGGACGCGTTGACGCCCCACGAACTGGTCAAGTACCTGAAGCTGCAGATGCGCGAAAAAATCTTCGAGATCTTTAGCTGGCTCGAAGGCCTCTACAAATTCACGGAAAACGACGAAGTCCAGGGCGATATCACCACGCTGGACATGAGTACCGCCAACGTCATTAACGAAGGCGTGAAGGACCATTACGATCTCGACCGCCTGCTGCCCTTGATGGAAGACTGGCGCGAAAAGTTCCTGCGGCCGGGCGCGAACCTGCATTACCGCTACCAGGACACCGACTTCACGCGGCGCGAAGAGACGATCTTCGATGTCATTGACGGCACCAGCACCGTCGACCAGATAATGCCGCAGTTGGACTTGGATACCGAGCGCGCCTACCAGATCATCTACACGCTCGTCGTGTGCGAAATGGCCGAGCTGGCTCCCGAGCCGCTGGAGATGCCCGAAAGCATCATGGAGCGGCAGACCGACGTCGATATCGACATCGACGCTGAATTCGAAATGGCCGGTGAAAAAGGCGGCCCCCCGGCCGACGAATCCGAACCGGTTGCCAAAGCGTCGGAAGCCTCGGCAGAGAAGGCCCCGCCGAAAACCGACGCGCCCATCGAGCCCGGCGAGGGGGGGGAAGCCGCACTGCGCGCGCGGGTCATGCGTGTGTTCAACCGCATGTCGGAAGGCAACTACTTCCAGGTGCTTGGAGTTGGCGACAACCCGACCGAACACGAAGTGCGGATCGCCTATCACAAGATCGCCAAGGAATTTCACCCGGACCGCTTTTTCGGCAAGGCCAGCGAGGAAGTTCGGGCCCGGGTCGAAGATATCTTTCGCCGCGCGACCGAGGCGTACGAGAAACTCAACACGCAGGAAAAAATCGTCAAGTACAAGGAACATTTGGAAAGCGAGAGCGAAGGCCCGAAAACCGACGCGCGCATCGAAGGCGTCAAGAAAATCATCATGGCCGAGCAGCACTTCCAAAACGGCAAGCAATACCTCAAGGAAAAGCGCTACGCCCGCTCCGCGTGGGAGTTTCACAAAGCCATGGAAATCAGCTCGAACGAGGCGGAGTACATTGCCTACTACGGTTGGGCGATCTACAACGTGCCGCGCGAGGAAGACATCAACGAGGAAGACGCCAAGCTCTTTGAAGACCAAACGCCCAGCGACATGCAGTTCAACGGTCGCGAGGCGTTGAATCGCGCGATTCAAATCAATCCGCGTTCGGAGCGCGCTTACCTCTTCCTCGGCGCAATCTACAAGATGCAGGGGCTCCGGGAATTCGCCGAAAAGCAGTACGAAAAGGCGCTGATCTGCAATCCCAATTGTATCGAAGCTTTGCGCGAACTGCGCTTGATCAAGTTGCAGGAACAAAAGCAGACGCAAAAGCAGACGTGGTTTGAGAAGATCAACCCGTTTGCGCGTAAGAAATAA